In the Ferribacterium limneticum genome, CGAACGGCCAGGCACCGATCAGCGAAGTCGGCTTGTTGGGATAGCCGGCGCCGTTGGTCAGTTTCTCGCGGTCGGTGACGAAGAAGTAACCGTTGCGGTCGGCGTGGGCCGAAGCCTTGACCAGCTTGCCGGTCTTCGGATCCTTGTATTCGAACAAGACCACCGAGTTGTTGCCGGAGAAGTCCCAGGCATCGTTCGGGGTGTGCTGGAAGAAGCCCTTGAGTTCGCCATTGCTGGCATCGACATAGGCCTGACCGGAGGTGAACAGACTGTCCCAGTTGCGCGGATCGTCGCCTTCCTTGGTCCGGTGCCAGGTGTTCCACGGTGCCGGATTGCCGGTGCCGATGACCACCATGTTCTTGTCCACGTCGTAGCTCGCGGTCTGCCACGGGGCGCCGCCGCCGTGGTTCCAGGCATCGACCTTCTTGCCATCCGGACCTTCCGGCCAGCTTGGCGCCTTGGCGTCGCCGGTCGGCGTGCTGTCCTTGCCGTTCAGGCGGCCCATGTGGCCTTCGACCATCGGGCGGGCCCAGACTTCTTCACCGGTATCCGGATCGCGGGCGAACAGGTAGCCGACGACGCCGAACTCGTCACCCGACGAGCCGTGCACCAGCAGCACCTTGCCGCTCTTTTCGTCCTTCACGACAAAGGGCGCACCGGTCATCGTGTAGCCAATTTTGTGGTCGCCGAACTTCTTCTTCCAGACCACCTTGCCGGTGTCCTTGTTGAGCGCGACGATGGTCGCATCGAGCGTGCCGAAGTAGACCTTGTCGCCGTAGATGGCGGCGCCACGGTTGATCACGTCGCAACAGGGGCGGATATCTTCCGGCAGGCGGGCCTCGTATTCCCACAGGCGTTTGCCGGTGCGGGCATCGATGGCGAAGATGCGCGAGTACGAAGCGGTCACGTAGATCACGCCGTCGTGCACCAGCGCCTGCGCTTCCTGGCCGCGCTGCTTTTCGCCGCCGAAGGAGAAGCTCCAGGCCGGCACCAAGTGATCGACGTTCTTGGTATTGATCTTGGTCAGTGGGCTGAAGCGCTGGGCTTTCAGGCCGAGGCCGTAGGACAGCACGTCGCTGGTGGATTTGTCATCGTTGAGAATGTCTTCCCAGCTCACCGTCTTGCTGGCCATGGCCGGCGCGCAAAAGCTGGCCGCAACCAGTGCGGCAATGAGGGTCTGGCGGGGATTGAACCGGTTTGCTTTCATTTTTTAGTGTGTCTCCTAAGTAGTCTCGTGATGCCCCCGAAAGATTGGGCCGGCCCATCTATCCCGACAGGCGAACCGAGTATAGGAAGCGTCTTTATCCCAAGTCTCGGGACAAGCTCACCGCCAAACCGGGAAAAACTCCCGGACTGGCATCAGGTCGGTACGAAACCTGCTGAGAGTCGCTTCATATAAAAACAGGGTGGCAACATGGATCTGCGAAAACGGCTGGTCATCTGGCTCGGCGGGCTTCTCGCCGGCCTCATGCTGATGGCCATAGTGATCAACCTGCATTCGCTGCGCGGCGATATTCAGGCCGAGGTCGCCGCTTCCGAACAGCTGGTCGCCGTCCTGCTCAAGGCCGGCAACGCGCTGCCCGGCGAGCAGGCGGAACTCGAAGCCGTGCTGCGCGACGCCCGCCTGCGCCACCTGAGCATTCGCCTCGATCCGGCCGCGCCGGCGGCCGACGCTGCGCCACACTGGCTCGCCGGCCTGCTCGGCATCGCCCCGAGCGCGACACCGGCGCAAACCATCCGTTTGGGCGAGCAAACACTGCACATCGCCCCCAACCCGAACTCCGAAATCGAGGAGCGCCTGGGCGACACTGTTCGACTTTGCATCACCCTGTTGCTCTATTCTGGAGCAACTCTGCTCGTCGCCTGGTGGTCGGCCGACCGGGCGCTGACGCCGGTACGCGAACTGGAAGCCGGTTTGCAGCGCCTGGCCGACAATGCGCCCGACGCAGCCATGCCACCCTTCGCGCTGCGCGAGTTTCGCCGCGTGGCACACGCCATTGATGCGCTGGCCGAAGCCCTCGCCGCATCACGCGCCGCCCAGCAACAGCTCGCCCGCCAGTTGATTACTGTGCAGGAAGAGGAACGACACACTCTGGCAAGGGAATTGCATGACGACATGGGGCAAACATTGACGGCCATCGGCGTCACTGCCGCCTTTCTCGAACGCAATGCGATGCGACTCGAGCCGCCCAGCATCATTGACTGCGCCCGGGATCTCCGGCGCGACGTCAAAACCAGCGGCGAGCAGTTGCGCGCCATGCTCAAGCGACTGCGACCGCACGGTCTGGATGCGCTGGGACTGACCAGCGCCCTGCGCGAACTGGTGACAAGCTGGCAGCAACGGGAGTCGGGCATCGAATTTGCACTGGACACCCCGGCGCAACTGCCCGAGCTGGACGATTCGGCAGCGCTGGTGCTGTACCGCATGGTTCAGGAAGCGCTGACTAACGTTGTGCGGCACAGCGATGCGCTGCATTGCCGAATCAGGGTTCAGGTCGTGCTGGGGATGCTGCAGGTGAGCGTGGAAGATGACGGCAAGGGGCTGCCTGAGGCAGGCCCGGCCCGCCGGGGCGGTTTGCTCGGCATGGAGGAAAGGCTGGAAATGGCAGGTGGCAACCTGACGATCGAGCACAAGGACGGCAAGGGCCTGCGGCTGCACGCATGCTTGCCGTTGAGACGAAAAAAAGAACAGGAGGAGCAATGACGATTCGAATCATTCTGGTGGACGACCACGCCGTCGTCCGCAATGGCTATCGCCGCCTGCTCGACGCCGAGCCAGGCCTGCAGGTAGTCGGCGAAGCGGCCAGCGCCGACGAGGCCAACGCGCTCATCCTGCGCACCGACGCCGACGTCGCCCTGGTCGATCTCAGCCTGCGCGGCAGCAGCGGTATCGAAGCCATCCGCGGCATGCTGGCGCGTTGCCCCGGCCTCAAGGTGCTCGTGCTTTCCATGCACGAAGGCGCCGGCCACATTACACAGGCCCTGCGCAGTGGCGCCCAGGGCTACCTGACCAAGTATTGCGAACCCGGCGACGTAATCGACGGCATCCGCCGCATTGCCGCCGGCAAACGCGTCTTTTCGCCGGAGATTGCCCAGGTGCTGGCCGAAGAAGCCATCGACGGCGATGGCGCTCTCGCCCACCTGACACCGCGCGAATTCGAGGTGCTGCGCATGCTGGCCCACGGCGAATCAGCCAACTGCATCGCCAACTCGATGCACCTCAGCCCGAAAACAGTCCTCAATTACCTCTCGCTGATCCGGCAAAAGCTGGATGCCGATAGCGATTTCAAACTCTTGCACCTGGCAGCCCGACACGGGCTGGTAGAAATCCAGCCCGCCCTTGGCGCCTGAACCAAAAACCTTCAACGAACCTCGGAGACCACCATGAAACCATCCAAACTCGGCACCGCGCTGACCGGCCTGCTGATGCTCGCTGCCAGCACCCTGGCCTGCGCCGCCGAACATTCAACGCCGCGTGAAGCCCGCGCTATGTTTGACCAGGCCGTCAAATACCTCAAGGCCAACGGCCCGGAAAAATCCTGGAAAGCGTTCAACAATCGCAGCGGCCCGTTCGTCAAGAAAGACCTCTACGTTTACGTCATCGACCGCAAAGGCACCTACGTCGCCAATGGCGCCGCCCCCATCGATCTGGTCGGCCTGAACGTGCTCGATACCGTCGATGCCGCCGGCACACCACTCTTCCGCCAGATGATCGCGGTTACCGAAAAACAGGACGAAGCCAGCATCCGCTACGTCTGGCTCAATCGCAAACACAACCACGTCGAACCCAAGCTGGCCTGGCTGCACCGCGAAGGCGACTACATTCTTGGCGTCGGCTACTACGCCCCGCGCTCAAACGCCGAAGACGCCCGCAAGCTGCTTAACGCGGCCAGCGCCGAAGTCAAGAAACTCGGTATCGGCAAAGCCGCCGCCAGCTTCAACAACCCGAAGGGCAGCTTCATCCATGACGATCTCTACGTTTTTGCTGTCAATCTGCAAAACGGCAAATTCGAAGCCCACGGCATGAACCCGAAATGGACCGGCACCGACGCCAGCGATCTGCAAGACGTCGAAGGCAAACCGCTGATCAAGGAAATGCTGGAACTGGCCAAAACCAAGGGCGAAGGCACCGTCGACTACGTCTGGCGCAACCCGGTGACCAACGCCGTGGAGAAAAAGCGCACTTTCATCCGTCGCGAAAACGGTAGCCTGATTGGCGTTGGCTTCTACGCCGAATAATCAATTCAGGCCCCAAGCGGAGTCCGGGTTCACCGGCTCCGCGGGGCTGGCCGGCACAGAGGAAGAATCAAAGCCGGGGCATTGCCTGCGGGATTGCCTTCTGCTGAACAAACCAGCGCACCTCACCGAGCCAACGCCGGGAAAAGCACATCGGTAAAACCAAAACGGGTGTAGTCGCGAACCCGTGATGGAAACAGGCGGCCGATCAGGTGGTCGCACTCATGCTGGACGACCCGGGCGTGGAAACCTTCGACGGTTCGGTCTATCGCCTCCCCTGCCGGCGTGAAGCCGGTATAGCGGATGCGCTCGTAGCGCGGAACTTCGCCTCTCAGGCCGGGCACGGAGAGGCAGCCTTCCCAGCCCGGGGTTTCCTCTTCACCCAACGGGGTGATGACCGGGTTGATCAGCACGGTTTCGGGCACCGCCTCCGCGTTGGGGTAGCGATCGCTTTTTTCGAAGCCGAAGATGACCACTTGCAGCCCGACCCCAATTTGCGGCGCGGCGATACCCACGCCGCCGGCTGCACGCATGGTGTCGAACATATCCTCGATCAGCCGGCGCAATTCGGGCGCCGAGAAGTCGGTCACTGGCTCTGCAACTTCAAACAGCAACGGCTCCCCCATGCGGAGGATTTTTCTGACAGCCATGTTTTTTCCTTATTGCTTCAACGAAATGCAGCTGTGGCGCCTTTGGCCACCTCGGCTTATTGGGCCTTGGCGCGCATCTGCGCTTGCAGCCATGCCCCAATCGCCTGGATTTCTTCCAGACAAACCGAGTGGGGCATCGGGTAGGTTTCCCAGGTAATTTGATAGCCACTGGAATCCAGCAAGGCTTTCGCCTTTTTGCCGAGTTCAAGCGACACGACGTCATCGTGAATGCCGTGGGCGGCGTAAATGGGCAACTGGCGATTGGCGGAGCTCGCTTCTTCGATCTGCAGTTCCGGTGCCGGGATGTAGGTCGACAGCGCTATCAGTCCGGCCAGCCTTGTGTCGTGGGTCAGCGCGCTCAGATAGGCGACGGCGCCGCCCTGCGAAAATCCGGCCAGAAAGATGCGCTTGGCGGGGATGCCTCGTTCGACCTCCCGGGCGATCAATTGCCGGACCGTGGCGCGCGATTCGAGCAGACCGGCGACATCGATTTCCCGGTTGGTCGGTTCCAGCGAAATGATGTCGTACCAGGCGCGCATCTCGTAGCCGCCGTTGCAGGTGACGGCCCGATAAGGTGCATGCGGAAAGATGAAGCGAATGCCTTCGGCACCGGACAAGCCAAGCTCGTCGATGATCGGGACAAAATCACTCCCATCCGCCCCCAGCCCGTGCAGCCAGATGACGGCAAAGCGCGGCGCGGCGGTTGTTTCGATTTCAATGGGCTGTGATGGCACGAGGATCTCCTTGGTAATTTTTGTTGCTTGGGCAATATCTGAGGGGTGCCCGCCGACAAGGGCACGAATAATTCCTGAATATTCCCATGAACTGCACAGCATTGCCCCGAAGAGGCGCTCGCTTGCTTGGGCCTGACCCAACGCCATCCATGCCTGGCTCCCATTTGCAGCTTTCCGGGGTGAGCAAGGGCGCTACAACACAGGAATCCTGGCCTGGCGCCTTTCCTGCTATTTCGACAAACAGCGCAGCAAGGCTGCGAAGAACAGTTCCGGCTCGACCGGTTTGGCGACAAAGTCGTTCATGCCGGCATCCCGGCAGCGCTGGCGGTCGTCATCGAAGGCATTGGCGGTCATGGCGATGATCGGCAGTGAGGCGAACTGCGGCATGGCCCGGATCGCCCGTGTTGCGCTCAGGCCATCCATGACCGGCATCTGCATGTCCATCAGGACCAGGTCGTAGTGCTGTTTGCCAATTGCCGCGACGGCCTGCTGACCGTCGCCGGCGATATCAGCCACCAGCCCGACCTCTTCGAGCATGGAGAGGGCAATTTCCCGGTTGAGCAGGTCGTCCTCGACCAAGAGCAGTCGTTTGCCGCGACTGATCGCGGCCAGTCGACGCATGGTCTCGCCGGCATCGAAGACGGGGGAAGGCAGCTTGGGCGCATGGTCAATGCGCAGCCGGGCCGTAAACCAGAACAGACTGCCCCGCCCGGGCTCGCTGCTGGCGCCGGCATCGCCCCCCATCAGCCGGGCAAAGCGGCGGGTGATGGCCAGGCCAAGGCCGGTACCGCCATGGCAGCGGGTCGGTGAATTGTCGATCTGCTCGAATTCCGAAAACAGCGTTGCCATATCTTCAGCGGCAATGCCGACACCACTGTCCTCGACCTCGAAACGCAGCAGGACATCGTCGCCGTCGCGCTCGATCAGGCGGACCCGCAGCATCACACCGCCGGCATCGGTGAATTTGAGCGCATTGCTGACGTAATTGAGCAAGGCTTGCTGCAGGCGAACGCTGTCGCCGATCAGGTGTTCGGGAATCGCCGGGTCAATCTCGGTTGCCAGCGCCAGTTGTTTGGCCGCCGCGCGCTCTTGCTGCATGGAGACCAGATTGCCGATCAGCATTGGTATCGACAGCGGCAAACTGGCCAGCACCAGCTTGCCCGCCTCGATTTTCGACAGATCAAGTACGCCGTTGATGAGGTCGAGCAAATGCCGGCCGGCCGTATCGATCTTGTCCAGATGCTCCGCCTGCCCGGGCAGCAAGCCTTCGCGTCGGATCAGATGGAGCACGCCGGTGATGGCATTGAGCGGCGTACGGATTTCATGGCTCATGTTGGCCAGGAAGGTGCTCTTGGCCCGATTCGCCGCCTCGGCGGCGTGCATGGAATCGGACAGCGCGGCGGTACGTTCGGCAATCTGCGACTCAAGCTGGTCCCGATGGTTTTCCAGTGCCACCTGCGCCTGATCGCGCGCCCTCGCCCAGTTGGCGCCCAGCCAGTTGCCCCAGGCGATGCCGGCCAGGCCAAGCAACCAGATAACAAGGTGAGTGAGCCCGAAGCCAACCTTGGAACTCGCCACCTGCTCCAGATAGGGCGCCAGCGGCAGGTTCAGGCCAGTCGCCCCGCGCATGTCGCCGGTCTTGTAGCCGAGGATGCCATGGCACTTGTCGCAGCCCGGCTCCATGAACATTGCCCGCAGATAGCGCAAATGGGGCTTGCGCTCGATGTCCGTCACGGCCCAGACCTCGGTCGCCTCGCCGCGCGTGAAGCGCTCCAGCTGCTCACTCTCCCAGGCATCCGGCGCATTGCCGGGGTTCAGCTGGCGCAAACCGATAATGCGACCGCGCACACCGTAATCGGCGGCATACAAGTCCATCATCTGGCGCAGCATCGAAGCCGGATTGAGCAAGGTCAGCTGCTGCCCGTCCGTCGTCTTCACGTCTCGCCCTGAAACATGCGACAGCCACGGAATGGATTTCTGGGTCTCGGTGATCGG is a window encoding:
- a CDS encoding methanol/ethanol family PQQ-dependent dehydrogenase → MKANRFNPRQTLIAALVAASFCAPAMASKTVSWEDILNDDKSTSDVLSYGLGLKAQRFSPLTKINTKNVDHLVPAWSFSFGGEKQRGQEAQALVHDGVIYVTASYSRIFAIDARTGKRLWEYEARLPEDIRPCCDVINRGAAIYGDKVYFGTLDATIVALNKDTGKVVWKKKFGDHKIGYTMTGAPFVVKDEKSGKVLLVHGSSGDEFGVVGYLFARDPDTGEEVWARPMVEGHMGRLNGKDSTPTGDAKAPSWPEGPDGKKVDAWNHGGGAPWQTASYDVDKNMVVIGTGNPAPWNTWHRTKEGDDPRNWDSLFTSGQAYVDASNGELKGFFQHTPNDAWDFSGNNSVVLFEYKDPKTGKLVKASAHADRNGYFFVTDREKLTNGAGYPNKPTSLIGAWPFVEGITWAKSWNLKTGKPNIVEGQHPPKPKEGADKGESIFVSPPFLGGTNWMPMSYSQQTELFYIPANHWAMDYWTEKLTYKAGSAYLGQGFRIKRLFDDHVGTLRAMDPKTGKIVWEHKEKFPLWAGTMTTAGGLLFTGTSDGYVKAFDAKNGKELWKFQTGSGVVSVPITWEMDGEQFVGIQSGYGGAVPLWGGDMADLTKQVTQGGSMWVFKLPKSLKN
- a CDS encoding sensor histidine kinase; this translates as MDLRKRLVIWLGGLLAGLMLMAIVINLHSLRGDIQAEVAASEQLVAVLLKAGNALPGEQAELEAVLRDARLRHLSIRLDPAAPAADAAPHWLAGLLGIAPSATPAQTIRLGEQTLHIAPNPNSEIEERLGDTVRLCITLLLYSGATLLVAWWSADRALTPVRELEAGLQRLADNAPDAAMPPFALREFRRVAHAIDALAEALAASRAAQQQLARQLITVQEEERHTLARELHDDMGQTLTAIGVTAAFLERNAMRLEPPSIIDCARDLRRDVKTSGEQLRAMLKRLRPHGLDALGLTSALRELVTSWQQRESGIEFALDTPAQLPELDDSAALVLYRMVQEALTNVVRHSDALHCRIRVQVVLGMLQVSVEDDGKGLPEAGPARRGGLLGMEERLEMAGGNLTIEHKDGKGLRLHACLPLRRKKEQEEQ
- a CDS encoding response regulator — encoded protein: MTIRIILVDDHAVVRNGYRRLLDAEPGLQVVGEAASADEANALILRTDADVALVDLSLRGSSGIEAIRGMLARCPGLKVLVLSMHEGAGHITQALRSGAQGYLTKYCEPGDVIDGIRRIAAGKRVFSPEIAQVLAEEAIDGDGALAHLTPREFEVLRMLAHGESANCIANSMHLSPKTVLNYLSLIRQKLDADSDFKLLHLAARHGLVEIQPALGA
- a CDS encoding cache domain-containing protein, with product MKPSKLGTALTGLLMLAASTLACAAEHSTPREARAMFDQAVKYLKANGPEKSWKAFNNRSGPFVKKDLYVYVIDRKGTYVANGAAPIDLVGLNVLDTVDAAGTPLFRQMIAVTEKQDEASIRYVWLNRKHNHVEPKLAWLHREGDYILGVGYYAPRSNAEDARKLLNAASAEVKKLGIGKAAASFNNPKGSFIHDDLYVFAVNLQNGKFEAHGMNPKWTGTDASDLQDVEGKPLIKEMLELAKTKGEGTVDYVWRNPVTNAVEKKRTFIRRENGSLIGVGFYAE
- the def gene encoding peptide deformylase; translation: MAVRKILRMGEPLLFEVAEPVTDFSAPELRRLIEDMFDTMRAAGGVGIAAPQIGVGLQVVIFGFEKSDRYPNAEAVPETVLINPVITPLGEEETPGWEGCLSVPGLRGEVPRYERIRYTGFTPAGEAIDRTVEGFHARVVQHECDHLIGRLFPSRVRDYTRFGFTDVLFPALAR
- a CDS encoding alpha/beta hydrolase, whose amino-acid sequence is MPSQPIEIETTAAPRFAVIWLHGLGADGSDFVPIIDELGLSGAEGIRFIFPHAPYRAVTCNGGYEMRAWYDIISLEPTNREIDVAGLLESRATVRQLIAREVERGIPAKRIFLAGFSQGGAVAYLSALTHDTRLAGLIALSTYIPAPELQIEEASSANRQLPIYAAHGIHDDVVSLELGKKAKALLDSSGYQITWETYPMPHSVCLEEIQAIGAWLQAQMRAKAQ
- a CDS encoding response regulator — its product is MIGFSVFWNFRNTEAQIMKLAYTEAQANLNKDISFRRWGTLHGGVYVPITETQKSIPWLSHVSGRDVKTTDGQQLTLLNPASMLRQMMDLYAADYGVRGRIIGLRQLNPGNAPDAWESEQLERFTRGEATEVWAVTDIERKPHLRYLRAMFMEPGCDKCHGILGYKTGDMRGATGLNLPLAPYLEQVASSKVGFGLTHLVIWLLGLAGIAWGNWLGANWARARDQAQVALENHRDQLESQIAERTAALSDSMHAAEAANRAKSTFLANMSHEIRTPLNAITGVLHLIRREGLLPGQAEHLDKIDTAGRHLLDLINGVLDLSKIEAGKLVLASLPLSIPMLIGNLVSMQQERAAAKQLALATEIDPAIPEHLIGDSVRLQQALLNYVSNALKFTDAGGVMLRVRLIERDGDDVLLRFEVEDSGVGIAAEDMATLFSEFEQIDNSPTRCHGGTGLGLAITRRFARLMGGDAGASSEPGRGSLFWFTARLRIDHAPKLPSPVFDAGETMRRLAAISRGKRLLLVEDDLLNREIALSMLEEVGLVADIAGDGQQAVAAIGKQHYDLVLMDMQMPVMDGLSATRAIRAMPQFASLPIIAMTANAFDDDRQRCRDAGMNDFVAKPVEPELFFAALLRCLSK